ATTGACCTGCCGGTGGACGAGTATGAGTGATAAGGTACACATCGTCATCGTGGACGATCACCCGCTCTTCCGCGAAGGCGTGGCGCACACATTGCAGGCGGAGCCTGACCTGGAAGTCGTCGGCCAGGGAGCGACGGCGGAGGACGCGGTACGCCTTGTGCGGGACCACCTGCCGGATATCCTCCTTCTGGATATTGGTATTCCCGGGGGAGGTCTCCACGCGGCGCGAAGCGTCGGCGCGGCGTATCCCGTGACTCGCATTGTCATGTTGACGGTCTCCGCGGAAGAGGACGACGTGCTGGCGGCGTTCAAGGCGGGGGCGCGGGCCTATGTCCTCAAAGGGGTGTCGGCCAGGGACCTGATCAGCATCCTGCGCGCCGTTTCAGGCGGCGAGGTCTATGTGACGCCGACTCTGGCGGCGAACCTGCTGCTTGAGATGACGAGCTCTTCGTCCGGGCCCCGTCAGGCGATAGCGCCGTTCGATGAGCTGTCGGAGCGGGAGCGTCAGGTACTTGAGCTTGTGGCGGCGGGTCAGAGCAACAAGGAGATCGGCCAGCATCTGCATCTCAGCGAGAAGACTGTCAAGCACTATATGACTAACATTCTGCAAAAGCTCCAGGTGCGCAACCGCGTGGAGGCCGCCTTGCTGGCTCAGCGAGTTGCACGGAGAGACCCCAGAGCGTAAGAGTCCGCCAGTCCCGTGAAAACCGCCGAGGCTATGACACGCGGAGCGAGGTCCAGGTGGGGCGAGCACGAGGGGAGAAGGGAATCAAAGAATGGTGGAGATAGCGGGATTCGAACCCGCGACCTCTGCGATGCGAACGCAGCGCTCTCCCAGCTGAGCTATATCCCCACAGCCTCAGTATGCCAGCGTTTTACGACTGCGTCAACCTTCGTACCGCATGCCCAGGAGCAAAGACGGACATAGCTGCTCCATAGCCGATGCCTGCTCCGTCACGGTCAGATTGGTGTGCAGCGGCGTGATGGAGACGCGGTTCTGGCGGATGGCCCAGATATCGGAGCCGTCCTCGGTGGCCCACTCGGGCTTGCCGCGCCGTATCCAGTACCACCGCCGCTTGCCGTCGTACCCTTCCTGAATGATGTCCACGTACGAGCGCGTCCCCAGCCGGGTCGCTGACACTCCCTCCAGCTTTTCCAACGGTAGGTTGGGCAGGTTCACGTTCAGGAGCAGCGGACGGGGCAGCCCGCCGGAGGCCGCCTTGACCGCCAGAAGGCGGGCCAGCTTGGCCGCCGGCTCAAAGTTGACGTCATGGAGGGAGGTCACGGACATGGCTATGGCGGGCACGCCACGAAAGTACGCCTGGAAGGCGGCGCCCAGCGTGCCGGAGACGGCGATGTCGTTGCCCAGGTTCGCGCCCTCGTTGATGCCGGAGACGACCATGTCCACGCCGCCCGGCATGAGCGACTCCAGCGCCAGGATGACGCTGTCGCCGGGCGTACCTTCAACGGCGTAGGTGGTGATACCCGGCACTTGCGGAACGATGGTGCTCACCCGTACCGGTGTGTGCAGGCTGACCGCCGTACCGACGCCGCTCTGCTCCCTG
This window of the Dehalococcoidia bacterium genome carries:
- a CDS encoding response regulator transcription factor, producing MSDKVHIVIVDDHPLFREGVAHTLQAEPDLEVVGQGATAEDAVRLVRDHLPDILLLDIGIPGGGLHAARSVGAAYPVTRIVMLTVSAEEDDVLAAFKAGARAYVLKGVSARDLISILRAVSGGEVYVTPTLAANLLLEMTSSSSGPRQAIAPFDELSERERQVLELVAAGQSNKEIGQHLHLSEKTVKHYMTNILQKLQVRNRVEAALLAQRVARRDPRA
- the surE gene encoding 5'/3'-nucleotidase SurE encodes the protein MKILVTNDDGIYARGLWALAESLSQVAEVTVCAPDREQSGVGTAVSLHTPVRVSTIVPQVPGITTYAVEGTPGDSVILALESLMPGGVDMVVSGINEGANLGNDIAVSGTLGAAFQAYFRGVPAIAMSVTSLHDVNFEPAAKLARLLAVKAASGGLPRPLLLNVNLPNLPLEKLEGVSATRLGTRSYVDIIQEGYDGKRRWYWIRRGKPEWATEDGSDIWAIRQNRVSITPLHTNLTVTEQASAMEQLCPSLLLGMRYEG